A window of Pirellulales bacterium genomic DNA:
CCGCCTGATTGCCATTGCCCTGCCGCGGGTGCGCGACTTCCGCGGACTTAGTCCCACGGCGTTCGACGGTCACGGCAATTACAGCCTGGGATTGTCGGAGCAATTGGTGTTTCCGGAGATCAATCCCGACAAGTACAGCCGCGTGCAAGGCATGAACATCACCTTTGTGACTTCGACCGACAGCAACGATGAAGCGCGCGAGTTGCTTCGCGGGCTGGGTCTGCCGTTCAAGGTGGAAGAAGTGAAAACAGCGAAAGGGAAAGTAACCGGTTAAAGGTCTATGGCAAGTAAATCAAAAATAGCCAAGGCGAGCCGCACGCCGAAGTTTTCGAGCCGGCGCGAGTCGCGCTGCAAGTTGTGCGGCCGGCCTCGCGCCGTGTATCGGAAG
This region includes:
- a CDS encoding type Z 30S ribosomal protein S14 — translated: MASKSKIAKASRTPKFSSRRESRCKLCGRPRAVYRKFRICRICLRKLADNGLIPGMKKASW